Proteins from one Setaria italica strain Yugu1 chromosome V, Setaria_italica_v2.0, whole genome shotgun sequence genomic window:
- the LOC101777876 gene encoding serine/threonine-protein phosphatase PP1, with the protein MMMTRASMGAMDAAAVDEVVRRLVEGGRGGRQVQLSEAEIRKLCVEAKQVLLSQPNLLRIHAPVKICGDIHGQFVDLLRLFDLGGYPPTSTYIFLGDYVDRGKQSLETICLLLAYKLKYPDNIYLLRGNHEDAKINRVYGFYDECKRRFNVRLWKIFCDCFNCFPMAALIDDKVLCMHGGLSPELNSLDQIKDIERPTEVPDYGLLCDLLWSDPSPDTEGWGESDRGVSCTFGADKLVEFLEKNDLDLVCRAHQVVEDGYEFFAERRLVTIFSAPNYCGEFDNAGALLSIDESLMCSFQILKPNETGAPHSRKPLPNKTPKGENV; encoded by the exons ATGATGATGACGCGGGCGTCGATGGGGGCGAtggacgccgcggcggtggaCGAGGTGGTGCGGCGCCTCGTCgagggcggccgcggcgggaggCAGGTGCAGCTGTCGGAGGCCGAGATCCGGAAGCTCTGCGTCGAGGCCAAGCAGGTGCTGCTCTCGCAGCCCAACCTCCTCCGCATCCACGCGCCCGTCAAGATCTGCG GTGATATTCACGGTCAGTTTGTTGATCTTTTGAGGCTATTCGATTTGGGTGGTTATCCTCCAACTTCAACTTATATTTTCCTTGGAGACTATGTGGATAGAGGCAAACAAAGCTTAGAAACCATATGTCTGCTTCTGGCATACAAGTTGAAGTACCCTGATAATATATACCTTTTAAGGGGAAACCATGAAGATGCAAAAATTAACAGAGTTTACGGTTTCTATGATGAATGTAAAAGGAGATTCAATGTTCGACTATGGAAGATATTCTGTGATTGCTTCAACTGCTTTCCTATGGCAGCGCTTATTGATGACAAAGTACTATGCATGCATGGTGGCCTCTCACCCGAATTGAATAGCTTGGATCAAATCAAAGATATTGAGAGGCCTACCGAAGTTCCTGACTATGGTCTTTTGTGTGATCTCCTTTGGTCTGATCCTAGTCCTGATACAGAAGGGTGGGGGGAGAGTGATAGAGGTGTTTCTTGCACTTTTGGTGCAGATAAGCTTGTAGAATTCTTGGAGAAGAATGATCTTGACCTTGTATGCCGAGCTCATCAG GTGGTAGAAGATGGCTATGAGTTCTTTGCAGAAAGAAGATTAGTCACGATCTTTTCAGCTCCAAACTACTGTGGTGAATTTGATAATGCAGGTGCTCTATTGAGCATAGATGAAAGCTTAATGTGTTCTTTTCAGATCTTAAAGCCAAATGAAACAGGTGCACCACATTCAAGGAAACCTCTTCCAAACAAG ACACCAAAAGGAGAGAACGTCTAA
- the LOC101777462 gene encoding glyoxysomal fatty acid beta-oxidation multifunctional protein MFP-a: protein MAAKGRTELEVGADGVAVITIYNPPVNSLSIDVLYSLKESYEEALRRSDVKAIVVTGKGGKFSGGFDISSFGGVQGGQMMQPKVGYISIDILTDTLEAAAKPSVAAVDGLALGGGLEVAMACHARIATPTAQLGLPELQLGIIPGFGGTQRLPRLVGLTKSLEMMLLSKPIKGGEAHELGLVDALVSPNDLVNTARQWALDIYELRRPWIKSLYKTDKLEPLGEAREILKFARAQAQKQAANLHHPLVCIDVVEEGIVAGPRAGLWKEATAFQDLLFSDTCKSLVHVFFSQRATSKIPGATDLGLMPRKISKIAILGGGLMGSGIATAMILSNYPVILKEVNEKFLNAGIDRIKANLQSRVRKGKMTDERYEKAMSLVTGVLDYEHFKDVDLVIEAVIENVKLKQQIFSDLEKYCPSHCVLATNTSTIDLNLIGEKTKSQDRIVGAHFFSPAHIMPLLEIVRTQRTSPQVVVDLLDVGKKIKKTPIVVGNCTGFAVNRMFFPYTQSALFYVDLGMDVYKIDRACTKFGMPMGPFRLADLVGFGVAVATGMQYLENFPERVYKSMLLPLMMEDNRAGEATQKGFYKYEGKRKATPDPEIMKYIEKSRSMAGVTPDPELLKLSEKDIVEMVFFPVINEACRVLDEGIAVKASDLDIASIFGMGFPPYRGGVMYWADSIGAKYIHGKLEEWTKRYGSFFKPCSYLAERAAKGIPLSAPAKKVQARL from the exons atggcggccaaGGGGAGGACGGAGCTGGAGGTGGGCGCAGACGGCGTTGCCGTCATAACCATCTACAACCCGCCGGTGAACTCGCTCTCCATCGATG TCTTGTATAGCTTAAAGGAAAGCTATGAAGAAGCCCTTCGGAGAAGCGATGTAAAAGCCATTGTTGTTACAG GGAAAGGAGGAAAATTTTCTGGAGGATTTGATATTAGTTCCTTTGGTGGTGTTCAGGGAGGCCAAA TGATGCAACCGAAGGTTGGTTATATATCAATTGATATTCTCACTGATACCCTAGAAG CTGCGGCAAAGCCATCGGTGGCAGCAGTAGATGGTCTTGCTCTTGGGGGTGGATTAGAAGTTGCCATG GCATGCCATGCACGGATTGCAACTCCAACGGCTCAATTAGGTCTTCCAGAACTTCAACTTGGAATTATTCCAGGATTTGGAG GAACACAACGACTCCCACGTCTTGTTGGACTGACAAAATCTCTGGAAATGATGTTG CTATCTAAGCCAATCAAGGGTGGTGAGGCACATGAATTGGGTTTGGTTGATGCCTTAGTTTCTCCTAATGATTTGGTGAATACTGCTCGTCAATGGGCTTTGGACATATATGAACTTAGGAGGCCATGGATCAAAAGCCTTTACAAGACTGACAAGCTGGAACCTCTTGGTGAGGCTAGGGAAATTCTGAAGTTTGCAAGAGCTCAAGCTCAAAAGCAGGCAGCTAATCTTCATCACCCACTTGTTTGTATTGATGTCGTTGAAGAAGGCATAGTTGCAGGACCACGAGCTGGGCTCTGGAAG GAAGCAACTGCTTTCCAGGATCTGCTTTTCTCGGATACATGTAAAAGCTTGGTTCATGTGTTCTTTTCTCAGCGAGCAACATCAAAG ATTCCAGGTGCTACAGACTTGGGGTTGATGCCTAGGAAAATAAGCAAAATTGCCATATTAGGTGGTGGACTCATGGGTTCAGGAATTGCAACCGCAATGATATTAAGTAACTATCCTGTGATACTTAAAGAAGTAAATGAAAAGTTTCTAAATGCTGGAATCGACAGGATCAAAG CCAATTTGCAAAGCCGGGTGCGGAAAGGGAAAATGACCGATGAGAGATATGAGAAGGCTATGTCTCTTGTCACAGGTGTCCTTGATTATGAACATTTCAAAGATGTGGACCTAGTTATTGAG GCCGTTATTGAGAATGTGAAGTTGAAGCAGCAAATATTTTCTGACTTAGAGAAGTATTGTCCTTCCCACTGTGTCCTTGCTACTAATACATCTACAATTGACCTTAACCTTATTGGAGAGAAAACAAAGTCTCAAGATCGTATTGTTGGTGCGCACTTCTTTAG TCCTGCGCATATAATGCCACTTCTGGAAATAGTCCGTACCCAGCGCACCTCACCACAAgttgttgttgacttgttgGATGTTGGGAAGAAGATAAAAAAGACACCAATAGTGGTTGGGAACTGTACTGGCTTTGCAGTTAACAGGATGTTCTTTCCATACACTCAATCAGCACTCTTTTATGTTGATCTTGGTATGGATGTTTATAAGATTGATCGTGCCTGTACCAAATTCGGAATGCCCATGGGTCCTTTCAG ACTGGCAGATTTGGTTGGATTTGGTGTGGCTGTAGCCACTGGTATGCAATACCTTGAAAACTTCCCAGAGAGGGTCTACAAATCAATGCTACTTCCTCTGATGATGGAGGACAATAGGGCAG GTGAAGCCACCCAAAAGGGATTTTACAAGTACGAGGGCAAGAGGAAGGCCACTCCTGATCCTGAAATCATGAAATATATTGAAAAATCTAGGAGCATGGCAGGAGTTACACCGGATCCTGAG TTGCTGAAGCTAAGTGAGAAAGACATAGTTGAGATGGTGTTTTTCCCAGTGATAAATGAAGCCTGCCGGGTCCTTGATGAGGGTATTGCGGTCAAGGCTTCTGACCTTGACATTGCTTCCATCTTTGGCATGGGATTCCCACCTTACAG GGGAGGTGTCATGTACTGGGCAGATTCCATCGGTGCAAAGTACATCCATGGAAAGTTGGAGGAGTGGACAAAACGGTATGGCAGCTTCTTCAAGCCTTGCTCCTACCTTGCTGAAAGAGCTGCAAAAGGGATTCCTCTG AGCGCACCGGCAAAGAAAGTTCAAGCTCGGCTATAA